Proteins from a genomic interval of Poecilia reticulata strain Guanapo unplaced genomic scaffold, Guppy_female_1.0+MT scaffold_159, whole genome shotgun sequence:
- the chp2 gene encoding calcineurin B homologous protein 2 isoform X1 yields the protein MGSSRSSLRRVPDGQQLLQETGFSAAVLLRLHQRFQFLDKDSRGHLRSEDLEAELSENPMGDRIVGAFFQPGQETVDFPSFVRVLAHFRPTEKNRTRGGEQPEPANSRNRKLKFAFQLYDRDRDGKISRTELLQVDPTNTQSSGAEGDAGAAGDGGAAAEHRGARHPGGRPGPGPRHLLRRVQEVAGESEHRSQDERSLSGVTPLEEEEEEKISPGGAAGS from the exons ATGGGCTCCAGCCGCTCCAGCCTGAGGCGCGTCCCGGACGGacagcagctcctgcaggaaACCGGAT TCTCTGCAGCCGTCCTCCTCCGTCTCCATCAGCGGTTCCAGTTCCTGGACAAAGACAGCAGAGGACACCTCAG GTCCGAGGACTTGGAGGCGGAGCTGTCCGAGAATCCCATGGGAGACCGAATCGTTGGAGCGTTTTTCCAGCCGGG GCAGGAAACGGTGGACTTTCCCTCGTTTGTCCGGGTTCTGGCTCACTTCCGGCCCACGGAGAAAAACCGGACCCGAGGCGGCGAGCAGCCGGAGCCGGCCAACAGCCGGAACCGGAAACTCAAAT TTGCCTTCCAGCTGTACGACCGGGACCGAGACGGGAAGATCTCCAGAACCGAGCTGCTGCAGGTCGACCCGACAAACACTCAGAGCT CAGGTGCTGAGGGAGATGCTGGGGCTGCAGGTGAcggaggagcagctgcagagcatCGCGGAGCGCGCCATCCAGGAGGCCGACCTGGACCGGGACCACGCCATCTGCTTCGACGAGTTCAGGAAG TCGCTGGAGAAAGTGAACATCGATCACAAGATGAGCGTTCGCTTTCTGGAGTAACGCctctggaagaagaagaagaagaaaagatttcacCTGGTGGGGCGGCTGGTTCCTAA
- the chp2 gene encoding calcineurin B homologous protein 2 isoform X3 has protein sequence MGSSRSSLRRVPDGQQLLQETGFSAAVLLRLHQRFQFLDKDSRGHLRSEDLEAELSENPMGDRIVGAFFQPGQETVDFPSFVRVLAHFRPTEKNRTRGGEQPEPANSRNRKLKFAFQLYDRDRDGKISRTELLQVLREMLGLQVTEEQLQSIAERAIQEADLDRDHAICFDEFRKSLEKVNIDHKMSVRFLE, from the exons ATGGGCTCCAGCCGCTCCAGCCTGAGGCGCGTCCCGGACGGacagcagctcctgcaggaaACCGGAT TCTCTGCAGCCGTCCTCCTCCGTCTCCATCAGCGGTTCCAGTTCCTGGACAAAGACAGCAGAGGACACCTCAG GTCCGAGGACTTGGAGGCGGAGCTGTCCGAGAATCCCATGGGAGACCGAATCGTTGGAGCGTTTTTCCAGCCGGG GCAGGAAACGGTGGACTTTCCCTCGTTTGTCCGGGTTCTGGCTCACTTCCGGCCCACGGAGAAAAACCGGACCCGAGGCGGCGAGCAGCCGGAGCCGGCCAACAGCCGGAACCGGAAACTCAAAT TTGCCTTCCAGCTGTACGACCGGGACCGAGACGGGAAGATCTCCAGAACCGAGCTGCTGCAG GTGCTGAGGGAGATGCTGGGGCTGCAGGTGAcggaggagcagctgcagagcatCGCGGAGCGCGCCATCCAGGAGGCCGACCTGGACCGGGACCACGCCATCTGCTTCGACGAGTTCAGGAAG TCGCTGGAGAAAGTGAACATCGATCACAAGATGAGCGTTCGCTTTCTGGAGTAA
- the chp2 gene encoding calcineurin B homologous protein 2 isoform X2 — protein sequence MGSSRSSLRRVPDGQQLLQETGFSAAVLLRLHQRFQFLDKDSRGHLRSEDLEAELSENPMGDRIVGAFFQPGQETVDFPSFVRVLAHFRPTEKNRTRGGEQPEPANSRNRKLKFAFQLYDRDRDGKISRTELLQQVLREMLGLQVTEEQLQSIAERAIQEADLDRDHAICFDEFRKSLEKVNIDHKMSVRFLE from the exons ATGGGCTCCAGCCGCTCCAGCCTGAGGCGCGTCCCGGACGGacagcagctcctgcaggaaACCGGAT TCTCTGCAGCCGTCCTCCTCCGTCTCCATCAGCGGTTCCAGTTCCTGGACAAAGACAGCAGAGGACACCTCAG GTCCGAGGACTTGGAGGCGGAGCTGTCCGAGAATCCCATGGGAGACCGAATCGTTGGAGCGTTTTTCCAGCCGGG GCAGGAAACGGTGGACTTTCCCTCGTTTGTCCGGGTTCTGGCTCACTTCCGGCCCACGGAGAAAAACCGGACCCGAGGCGGCGAGCAGCCGGAGCCGGCCAACAGCCGGAACCGGAAACTCAAAT TTGCCTTCCAGCTGTACGACCGGGACCGAGACGGGAAGATCTCCAGAACCGAGCTGCTGCAG CAGGTGCTGAGGGAGATGCTGGGGCTGCAGGTGAcggaggagcagctgcagagcatCGCGGAGCGCGCCATCCAGGAGGCCGACCTGGACCGGGACCACGCCATCTGCTTCGACGAGTTCAGGAAG TCGCTGGAGAAAGTGAACATCGATCACAAGATGAGCGTTCGCTTTCTGGAGTAA
- the LOC103460025 gene encoding zinc finger protein OZF-like produces the protein MWRQQVKQRLDAAEEQEVDYNPLDRLHRLVFPEDVQKLLVKEEQGPDPDPEDPLPVHVKEEEEERRIGPEEDDLDDDTDATRFPVIKVIVKSEDEEDEPLLSRLREDQMENGDVPSSSSAEQMKAETDEEDDEGAESSRIHADSSNSSETEVSDEEDDGVAHPDSQRSLPSDVGSETTDKEWKESGAPEPRSGSAMTVKCFICDDCGKTFKKKHYLNEHIRSHTGERPFGCPVCGQRFSLKKCLNVHVRNHSGEKPFCCDVCGQRFSLKRTLNDHQRIHTGEKPFSCDVCGQSFSLKKTLNDHQRIHTGQKPFSCDVCGQTFSLKTTLNRHIQIHTGQKAFRCDLCGQRFRQKSTLNRHMTIHTGQETYPCEVCEQKFERKTHLNIHMRVHAGQQAFCCDVCGQRFDRKSNLNIHQRIHTGQKPYCCGFCGQRFGRKSNLNRHMRIHTGEKSFCCEFCEQRFSLKTSLNDHLRIHTGEKPFFCDVCGQRFRQKSTLNIHMKIHTRQK, from the exons ATGTGGAGACAGCAGGTCAAACAGCGGCTGGATGcagcagaggagcaggaggTGGATTATAATCCGCTGGACCGGCTCCACAGATTAG TGTTCCCTGAAGATGTTCAGAAGCTGCTGGTTAAAGAAGAACAGGGTCCGGACCCGGACCCGGAGGACCCGCTGCCCGTCCACgtaaaggaggaggaggaggagcgccGGATCGGTCCGGAGGAAGACGACCTGGATGACGACACCGACGCCACCAGGTTTCCAGTCATCAAAGTTATCGTTAAgagtgaggatgaggaagatgagCCTCTGTTGTCACGGCTCCGTGAAGACCAGATGGAGAACGGAGACGttcccagcagcagctcagcggAGCAGATGAAAGCAGAGACGGATGAAGAGGATGATGAAGGAGCCGAATCCAGCAGGATTCATGCCGACTCCTCCAACTCTTCAGAGACTGAGGTCAGCGATGAAGAGGATGATGGTGTGGCGCATCCCGACTCCCAGAGGAGCCTCCCGTCAGACGTTGGTTCTGAAACCACAGACAAAGAGTGGAAGGAGAGCGGCGCTCCAGAGCCCCGGAGTGGAAGCGCCATGACAGTGAAGTGTTTCATCTGTGATGACTGTgggaaaacctttaaaaagaaacattaccTCAACGAGCACATCAGGAGCCACACGGGGGAGAGACCGTTCGGCTGTCCCGTCTGCGGACAGCGGTTCAGTCTGAAGAAATGTCTGAACGTTCACGTGAGGAACCACTCTGGGGAGAAACCGTTCTGTTGTGACGTCTGCGGACAGCGGTTCAGCCTGAAGCGAACGCTGAACGATCACCAGAGAATCCACACGGGGGAGAAACCGTTCAGTTGTGATGTTTGTGGGCAGAGCTTCAGCCTGAAGAAGACTTTAAATGACCACCAGAGAATCCACACGGGGCAGAAACCGTTCAGCTGCGACGTCTGCGGGCAGACCTTCAGCCTGAAGACCACTTTAAACAGACACATCCAGATCCACACCGGACAGAAGGCGTTTCGCTGTGACCTCTGTGGTCAGAGGTTCAGACAGAAATCCACTTTGAACCGACACATGACGATCCACACAGGACAGGAAACGTATCCCTGTGAGGTCTGTGAACAGAAATTTGAGCGAAAGACGCATCTAAACATTCACATGAGAGTCCATGCAGGGCAGCAGGCGTTCTGCTGCGACGTCTGCGGACAGAGGTTTGACCGCAAGTCCAACCTGAACATCCACCAGAGGATCCACACCGGACAGAAACCGTACTGCTGCGGCTTCTGTGGCCAAAGGTTTGGCAGGAAGTCCAACTTGAACCGACACATGAGGATCCACACAGGGGAGAAATCCTTCTGCTGCGAGTTCTGCGAACAAAGGTTCAGCCTGAAGACGAGCTTAAACGACCACCTGAGGATCCACACGGGAGAGAAACCTTTCTTCTGTGACGTCTGTGGTCAGAGATTCCGACAAAAGTCGactttaaatattcacatgAAGATCCACACCAGGCAGAAGTAA